The DNA region AGGATATTATCTTACAGAAGCTTCACCATCACAAACTGAAGTTAAATAAGATAGATGAGGCACTAAGAAAAATCCACAACGGCACCTACGGTATATGCGAGGACTGCGGACAGGAAATCAACGAGGGAAGGTTAAGGGTTCTGCCCTATGCAGTGCACTGCGTGGAATGTAAGGAGAGATTTGAAAGAATTGAACAGATGGAAAGAGAACAACCTTTTCAATAAATTATAGCTAAGGAAGATGTGTTATAAGTGTTGCAGTTTATATTTGACCATGACTGTCACATTTGAATTTAATACCACAGTTATCTAAAAGTTGAAGCAATTATCTGCACTAACATGTAATAACAGC from Nitrospirae bacterium YQR-1 includes:
- a CDS encoding TraR/DksA C4-type zinc finger protein — protein: MEDDSAARLKNVKKILLDERQILIKEAKNEISNFVKGDERQLIDAALDDGDWSVVDVTEDIILQKLHHHKLKLNKIDEALRKIHNGTYGICEDCGQEINEGRLRVLPYAVHCVECKERFERIEQMEREQPFQ